From the genome of Carassius auratus strain Wakin unplaced genomic scaffold, ASM336829v1 scaf_tig00216558, whole genome shotgun sequence:
AGTGAAGTCCTGGTGACAGTCAAGATTCGACTCAAGTGGCGGAACTTTCTGCTCAGCCTCGCTCGGAAATAAAAACAGTCATTAAACTGGTCATTACGTACAGGATATGTTGTTATGGAAACACTTATCACTTTAATAATAACACAGTGCTTTGCATTATTGGTCGAGGTCCGACAAATAATATGGCTATGAAGAGTAAAACAATTCAGTAGGCTATATAGCTTTCTAGAAGGGCGGAACCAGTCGGATAATGTCTAAGAAATATCTGTTCTGCTCATAAAGACCCTCGCTCTCCAGAGTAAAACACCCACACGAGCCATCATCACTTGCACTTATAATGCAATGACTGTATTAAGAAAAGAAAGGCTAAGAAATGAAAGACACAGATGCACCTCTGAccttgttgttgtgttttttttttttttttttttttttttttgctttctcctCACAGCATTTCCAATATCAGGCATGCTTCAACCATCTGAAAGAACAGGAAATGAAGGCACCCATATCACAGCCTAATAATACAAAAACAGTGATAGCAGCCCTGCCCGGCCAAAACTGTGTCTGTAGACGACACAGTCATCAGCGGAAGAACCTCCACTACAGGCTCTCTCACACTCAACACGTCTACAAACCCAACAACAACCGAGCGAAGCGAGGCCTTTAATCCTTCTGAGACTAAAAACCGAAATAAAGGGATTCCAACATATAGCCTCTCGGCTTCATTACATAGTTAAGCTATTTAAACAATAGTTACAAGTTTACAGAAGTAGTATTATCTATGCAGCAGGTGTAGGCCTACTACTACCTTGATCCAACCGTGCCACCTAGTGCTCACACAGCAGTGTTACACATTTCATTGCGCATCTCATATTTGTATTATTCGGAAAAGATGCGTTAAATTGActaaatgtgacagtaaagaaatataGAAAgttgtaaaacatttatatttcaaataaaatacagttcttttgaacattccaCTCTactcatcaaacaatcctgaaaaaatgaataatggtttccacaaaaatattaggtacgtagcacatctgttttcaacatcgtCAATAGTAAGAAACGTTTCTCAAGCAccagcatattagcatgatttcttaAGTTAATCGTGTGACAATGAAAACTTAGtaatagctgaattttcagtagtgtAGGTTCTCCCCAAATCAGTTTAATGTTAAATGATGTATACAAAGGCACAAATGTGATGGAGGGTTTCAGTAATTCACTAATTTTGCATTTGAATTCATCACAAATCTTCATTATGTCATCTTTACTTGCCCAACCCATTTGCAGACAatagccttttttattttaagtgataTTAAAAATAAGCTCCAGAcaatcaaaagttattcaaaTAAGATCAAAGTGATAATTATGAGCAGATTCAATCTGAAAACTGTTCTATCCTCACAGTTCAAACATTGTATTTCAAAAGACACTGAAGTAGAGTGCAGAATAGAGCTGAACTCTGAATACTGCTCCCAAATAAGAGCTCCTTCACTAACAGGGATCAGTATCACAGATGCGTGCAAATGAAGTCAGGATTCACCCTTCACTTTCATTTAACTTGTCCAGTACAAATGGCACTGTAAAAGCACACCATTTCCCTTGCTTAGAAATAAAATCTTTCATGCTTGAAACTGTTAAAAgctcacaataaataaataaaaaaaattaattctgctgttatgtttaaatattataagACATCAATAAAATGCTTgcgtaaatgttttaatataataaaacagcattttaagtttaacacagaaaatatacaagcagcaacacattttaattctcaatatatgaaacacacacaaagatttAACCAAGCTATGCATTTGGCAGGTAGACATGGCACCTGAGACTATCTCTGTCCATATATCTGTTAAACATTTCTTGAGGTGTCAAGAAGTCTATGTTTTAAACAActgtaaaaatcattaaaatcttGGATCTGTATTGTCCAGAAACTAAACAAAATAGCTAATCAAACTGCTAATTCATCTTTTATACCTGAGAGAGAGtcaaagtatatttaaaaaacctGCAACATTCCCTGAAAGATGACCTCGGATAACAATTTTAATCTTCAGATTCTTGAACTCATTTGAAGATGTCACTCTTGGAACATTAATGTTCTTTTAGTAAACGAACAATTCCggattaaaaataaactaataccCGGAAGCTAAAACTTTCTAACATGTGAATGCAAAATGATTATGATTATAAAAACATGATGCTTATGTCTCAAAATAACATTTGGCTCCATCCTAACGAATGCCTAATTTCTTAGCTTTCTTGTTTTTTGATGAATGTACGAGATGGTCTTTATGAGCAAAGCTACCTTGGATCATCATGCCTCATCATCTGAGAATTTGAATTTGGCATAAACAACTAGCATAACCACTGACATGACCACACACAAAGAGCCAACTACTAAATAAGCAATGCCCAAGAAGTTGTTCTTCCCTCCCATCCAAGACACATTGCTGAGGACCACCGTCTTACGTCCATCAAAATCCAGTACTGGGTAGTCTGGAAATGATGTGGTTAAGAAACAAACATGCTTCATTTATGATGCACATGAACATTTctactgcatttatatatataaaaaaaataaaaaataaaacctgacGTTTCCCCAGGCAACAGGCGCTTCTGAAACTTTGCCTTAAAGGTGTTTATGTTGCACAGGCAGTCATTTTGGACACATTTTGACACCTAAACAAAAAGCTAGTTTTCAGTCACTGATACTTTTGTTGAAATTCTCCATTCACTATCAgccataaataatttattaaacaagCAAAAATTACAATAACAGGAGGGTTAAAGAGATAAAGGAGATTTTGTAATTTGGTcccctttttaaagaaattaatacttcattaaaattgatcaaaagtggcagtaacaactttatgttataatgttaataatgttacaaaaatcattaaaaaaaaaaataataataatctgttctatttaactttttttttattattattcatcaaagaatcctggaaaaatggATCATGGTTTTCATGAAAATATTGAGCAGCGCAACTGTTTTCTTctttgataataagaagaaatgttgcaccaaatcggcatattagaatgatttctgaaggatcctgtgacactgaagactggagtaatgactgctgaaaatcagctttgccatcacattttaaaatgtattaaaatagaaaataattactttatattgtaatagaattttacagtattactgcttttattgtattttgaatcaaataaatgccttggtaagcataactacttttaaaaacatgttttttttggtGCAGTTTACATGATGTTAaacattttttctaaattaaaatgaatttcctTTTGTGGAAAACTTGTctataaggagaaaaaaaaatatgtacaaaaaaatgtacaaacgTGTACCTTTAAGACAAACTTCATCTGCCCTTTTGACTATCTACATATTTAAAACCCTTGTTTGCTTCTTCTACATTCTACACTGGACCAGCTAAAAACCACACCCAACCTGCAAAACCTGTTTGCCTGCATCACAGGCAAACATGGTTAAAGGACATCTGTGAAAAGGACTGACGCCATATGCGATCCTGAGACTTCCTGATTGTAGGCATGATGAGGCTTTAAATCCTACAAACTTAACAACTTggtaatatgaataaaatatgaaaatcctATTATCAATCCCTATGTCTTGAGTGAGTTTGAACTTTTTTTAATGAGAAGGATACTGTAATTCACTGTCAGAGAGTAGTCTCCAGCAGGGAGCCCTGCGGCATAATCCCCCTCTGTGATTCGCCGGTACAGCTTCCTGAACTGAGGAAGTGCAGCTCTCCTCATCCACACAAGAAAGTCCTGGTTCAGGAAACCATTGTTGTTTGGGTCTGTGAGGTCCAGCTCATATGCTGGCCTGGGCCAGTTAATGGGCTTCACTGTACCTGTCAATCAGCATTAATAAAGATGAACATAATTCAGTTCTATTCAAAGTCTCAAATCAAATCTTGAAGCTACTTTCACATAACTAAAATCTAAAGTACCATCAAAAGCTTTTGCTAAGGAGCCATTCACAAGCGAAGGGTTCCTGTACTTTATGTTGTAATCAGTCCACCAGGAGATTCCTCTTCCATCTAATGGCACCTGCTTCTTCGTACCATTGATTATTTGGTAGAGCTCAAATGTGTCTTTGCAGAAACACATAAACAAATTATTAGTTTCAGAGCTAAATTCATTCATAAAGTTAATCTACAAATCTGAATGAGATACCATTGAAAAGGCTATTCGCTAAAGCGCCACACGGGACAATGTAGTTCTGTTTTGAGTCTTTCGAATATGGATCGCAATCACTTTCTGGACTCTAGAAAGTCAGATGACAATAAAAACAAGGAAAGTAAGACtctttacataaaaaagtaaGACCCAAAagtttaaacaacatttaaaagagTGTTCATGCCAAATGCAAACCTTGAAATATCGTGTATCGCCAGTGAGCTGATTATAGTCTTTTGACACACCATATCTTCTGAAGTTCTGGTAGTAATTAGACAGGCCATAGTAAAAGAAGACAGGGCCCTGAAAGCACCACAGACATTATCAGTCACGTTCTAACTGAGAGAGGAAGAAAACCAGGCGTCAAAACAGACTTTACCTTAAATAATGTGCTGAGGGAGAATGGGACATCACAGGTGCAGTTTTGGTTACTTAGTCTCGTACACCTGAAACAGGGTGAATCTTTTTCAACGCCTGTGTAATCCATCTGTGACATGGTGAGAAAAGAGAGCATTAATCTTTAATTAATGTCTCCCACCTTGCACAAAAGGCCACGGCATGACAACACCTCCAAACTAACTCAGCGACGAGGCGCTAATGTAGAGCTGGGGTTCATTAACTCTAAAAAAAGACTTGAATGTTTAAACAGTGTTGTCTATCCTTTAACAAACAACCAATGACAGACCTCAGTACATTTGTTTGATCTAATAGATGTGCTACTTGATCAGACGATGAACAAACTCTACCATACAATGCCATGTCATCCACCCAGTGAACTGTTTTCTGTTGGTGTCCCGCAGTAAATGCTTACCTCTTGCACTTGGATGGTCTGTGAGGTCAGAAAGAGGCCAATTCCGATGCCTATGAAAGCCAAACCAATGAGGAGAAAGCCGGGAATGACGATGCCAGCGGAGAGGACGGGCTGCCATGCTGGGAGCCGTTGCTGCGTGAATGCCGTGTTGTCAGGCCGTTTATCCGTGTTTCCCTCGTTCTTCATCCTGATGTCCTCTGAAAGGAAAGACAAGCTTACTGTGTGCACCTATATTTCATAGATAAAATAATGATACTAACCTATATTTCATAGATAAAATAATGATACTATTTTAAAAGCCCAATGGAAAGGAGATCAAGTGCAATACAACTACTAATACATAAAACACTGGATGTTTCTTCAGCTTTGGGAACTTTTATAACCCAGGagcttatattttattaaaaagatgaGATTTTACCCTTTATCTTTTTGTTATATGAAGGTATACCTTTAAAGCTCTAttggtaaacttttttttttttttttgccttggtgACTTTTTATGtatcattgtattgtattgtattattttagctttgtccccaaatttataaatataaaaattcaatataaaaagaTGAATTCATGCTATCTACTACTGTAAACCCTTTAAGATTTATTGTTTGAAAATCATTCATACACATTTTTATACCTCAAAAGAAAATAACAGTTAACAGCATGCTTGAGATCAAATATACCACCTGACgaaaagacaaaatataaataaataaattaattaattaattaataataaaacatacatgtctaataaagaaaagaaaaaaaaaatcaagatttaaTATTGATACATTCCCATAATTTCCATCACAGAATGTCATGAAATGCACAACTGACCCATGATTTGTGATGTGGTGAAGGTGacttaaaaattacaataacTCTTTGAAGCATGTCTACTGACAATGTATATTAACTGTACAATGAAGACAAATAAATAGTCTAAAGATATTAGAAAGTGTTTGACTCAAACGGAATTACTATGGACCATCATAAATCCATTAACTCTCCGTTTTCGTCCATGCATATAAAACATCTCAAAACAagataaacataaaaaaggatgtttgtcagattttattattattattatcatcatcatcatcatcataaaaacaatgagaaatattcagtgtaaaaagaaaaaacatgaaaGATGAAAAACATTAATGAAACGTAATGCACTACAACAACAACAGGTGACGTCGCAGGAAACAGGTGAATCTCGATCATTATCACTCACTCCGAGAGTAGAGACTTAAAAGCTTTATAAACAGAACAAAACTCACCTTTAGACAAATATCAGCGCAGTCAGTTTGGCTTATTATAGGTG
Proteins encoded in this window:
- the LOC113098431 gene encoding cell cycle control protein 50B-like, which translates into the protein MKNEGNTDKRPDNTAFTQQRLPAWQPVLSAGIVIPGFLLIGLAFIGIGIGLFLTSQTIQVQEMDYTGVEKDSPCFRCTRLSNQNCTCDVPFSLSTLFKGPVFFYYGLSNYYQNFRRYGVSKDYNQLTGDTRYFKSPESDCDPYSKDSKQNYIVPCGALANSLFNDTFELYQIINGTKKQVPLDGRGISWWTDYNIKYRNPSLVNGSLAKAFDGTVKPINWPRPAYELDLTDPNNNGFLNQDFLVWMRRAALPQFRKLYRRITEGDYAAGLPAGDYSLTVNYNYPVLDFDGRKTVVLSNVSWMGGKNNFLGIAYLVVGSLCVVMSVVMLVVYAKFKFSDDEA